In Crinalium epipsammum PCC 9333, the following are encoded in one genomic region:
- a CDS encoding IS5 family transposase (programmed frameshift), with translation MSRSETLKTKEPPTIWFVSDALWQQIAPLLKIPKPRKKPGSPRADDRRIFNGLIYLARTGSQWCALPAEYGPKSTAYDRYREWLEYGCLEKVWATLLQQYDQVIGIDWEWQAADGCIVKAPLGKVGVEGETEATGRNPTDRGKCGCKRHLLTEGKGVMSAVVLSGANRHDMKKLAELLDAIVIERPSPQQAEQHLCLDRGYDYEQCRTQAQSNGYIAHIPDTTQPVPPPNDPNRHPPRRWVVEVGHSWFNRFRRLLICWDKNADCYLGFVQLAATLIIARKLFPLLS, from the exons ATGTCGAGGTCAGAAACACTTAAAACCAAGGAACCGCCGACTATTTGGTTTGTTAGCGATGCACTGTGGCAACAAATTGCACCCTTATTAAAAATTCCGAAACCTCGCAAAAAACCTGGTTCTCCAAGGGCTGATGATCGACGTATTTTTAATGGTCTAATTTATCTAGCGCGTACTGGTAGCCAATGGTGTGCATTACCAGCAGAATATGGGCCAAAATCGACAGCCTATGATCGTTACAGAGAATGGTTAGAATATGGATGCCTAGAAAAAGTTTGGGCGACTTTATTACAACAGTACGATCAAGTAATCGGTATTGATTGGGAGTGGCAAGCCGCAGATGGATGTATTGTCAAAGCTCCTTTGGGTAAGGTAGGAGTGGAAGGTGAAACCGAGGCAACGGGTCGCAATCCTACTGACAGAGGCAAGTGTGGTTGTAAGCGCCACTTGTTAACAGAAGGGAAAGGAGTA ATGAGCGCAGTGGTTTTGAGCGGGGCAAATCGCCATGATATGAAAAAGTTAGCTGAGTTGTTAGACGCGATCGTGATTGAACGACCATCACCGCAACAGGCAGAGCAACATTTATGTCTTGATCGGGGCTATGACTATGAGCAGTGCCGTACTCAAGCTCAAAGCAATGGGTACATTGCTCATATTCCCGATACCACTCAACCTGTACCACCACCAAATGATCCAAATCGGCACCCACCTCGACGCTGGGTAGTTGAAGTGGGACATTCTTGGTTCAATCGCTTTCGGCGTTTGCTAATCTGTTGGGATAAAAACGCCGACTGCTATTTAGGGTTTGTACAATTGGCTGCAACCCTAATCATCGCTAGAAAACTATTTCCACTGTTGAGTTGA
- the ltrA gene encoding group II intron reverse transcriptase/maturase has product MYKPNSDSQLNTEGWKDINWRKVERYVFKLQKRIYAASRCGNVKLVRKLQKTLMRSWSNRVLSVRRVTQENQGKKTAGVDGVKSLSPEARLKLVRELKLTGKSKPTRRVWIPKPGTDEKRPLGIPTMYDRALQAVVKATLEPEWEAFFEPNSYGFRPGRSCHDAVNQVKKAIMQKAKYVLDADIAKCFDRINHEKLLQKLNTKGKVRQQIKAWLKSGVVDQGSFTATSEGTPQGGVISPLLANIALHGMEERIKQEFPRMSHSGRETWYHKKGEEFPTPDVIRYADDFVIFHQNKTVVQRCRDIISNWLSDIGLQLKPEKTRLSHSLNPELSDDGIAGFDFLGHHIQQYPTGKYRCTRDSKGRILGFNTLITPSKKASKVHLEEIGRIIKKHRSSPQSALIKDLNPVIRGWTSYYSNSDAQTVGELSRQDYLTYLKLRRWAKRRCKNAKKASSKYWTTIGNNNWVFATKEGKANPLRLLTHSEFGSSSTEYVKVKGDKSPFDGDLVYWSSRVGTHPELSSRKAKLLKQQKGKCTKCGLSFQNWDVLEVDHIIPKALGGRDEWKNLQLLHRHCHDEKTAIDLIEIRKKQHSKNLEQLAQQWDKNEWEWVDDVPVILGRKNGSENPSSKQTGEQFKLDFTEVWKKGIKGETLTEEEEKLFRVLLN; this is encoded by the coding sequence ATGTATAAGCCTAATTCAGATTCACAATTGAATACTGAGGGATGGAAGGATATCAATTGGCGCAAAGTCGAGCGATACGTCTTCAAGTTGCAAAAGCGTATCTATGCTGCTTCTCGTTGTGGCAATGTCAAACTTGTACGCAAACTCCAAAAAACGCTGATGAGGTCTTGGTCTAATAGAGTTCTATCAGTACGAAGGGTAACACAAGAAAATCAAGGTAAGAAGACGGCAGGAGTGGATGGAGTTAAATCACTGTCCCCAGAAGCACGCCTAAAACTTGTAAGGGAATTAAAGCTAACTGGCAAGTCTAAACCCACAAGACGGGTATGGATACCAAAACCAGGAACAGACGAAAAGCGCCCGCTTGGTATTCCCACTATGTACGACAGAGCTTTACAAGCTGTAGTTAAGGCTACCCTTGAGCCTGAATGGGAAGCTTTCTTTGAGCCAAACAGCTACGGTTTTCGACCAGGAAGGTCATGTCACGATGCGGTTAATCAAGTCAAAAAAGCAATAATGCAAAAGGCTAAATACGTGCTAGACGCGGATATAGCCAAATGCTTTGACCGCATCAACCATGAGAAACTGCTCCAAAAGTTGAACACAAAAGGTAAGGTCAGGCAACAAATAAAAGCTTGGTTGAAATCTGGAGTGGTAGACCAAGGAAGCTTTACTGCTACATCTGAGGGTACGCCACAAGGTGGAGTCATTTCTCCGCTCTTGGCTAACATTGCCCTTCACGGAATGGAAGAAAGGATAAAACAAGAATTCCCTAGAATGTCACACTCAGGAAGGGAAACTTGGTATCACAAAAAGGGTGAGGAATTCCCAACACCCGATGTTATCCGGTACGCGGATGATTTTGTGATATTCCATCAGAACAAAACCGTTGTCCAGAGATGTCGAGATATAATCTCGAATTGGTTAAGTGATATTGGCTTACAGTTGAAACCTGAAAAGACGAGGCTAAGTCATTCGCTCAATCCTGAGTTGAGTGACGATGGTATTGCGGGGTTCGATTTCCTCGGACACCACATACAACAATACCCGACTGGTAAATACCGATGTACGAGGGATAGCAAAGGTAGGATATTAGGTTTTAATACTCTCATCACCCCATCGAAGAAGGCGAGTAAGGTTCACCTTGAGGAAATCGGAAGAATCATCAAAAAACATAGGTCATCGCCTCAATCGGCGTTAATCAAAGACCTTAACCCTGTAATAAGGGGATGGACTTCTTACTACTCAAACTCTGATGCACAAACAGTCGGAGAACTATCACGACAAGATTACCTCACATACCTGAAACTTCGTAGATGGGCAAAACGCCGATGTAAAAATGCCAAGAAAGCAAGCAGCAAGTATTGGACGACCATCGGCAACAACAACTGGGTATTCGCAACCAAGGAGGGAAAAGCGAACCCCCTCCGGTTACTTACGCATTCTGAATTTGGCAGCAGTAGCACTGAATACGTCAAGGTTAAAGGCGATAAAAGCCCGTTCGACGGCGACCTAGTTTATTGGAGTTCAAGAGTTGGAACGCACCCTGAATTGTCAAGTCGAAAGGCTAAGTTGTTAAAACAACAAAAGGGTAAATGTACCAAGTGCGGATTAAGCTTTCAGAATTGGGATGTCTTAGAAGTAGACCACATCATACCTAAAGCCCTTGGCGGTAGGGATGAATGGAAGAATCTACAACTATTGCATCGGCACTGCCACGACGAAAAGACCGCTATTGACCTAATAGAAATTCGGAAGAAACAACACTCCAAAAACCTTGAACAATTAGCCCAACAATGGGATAAAAATGAATGGGAGTGGGTTGACGATGTTCCAGTAATATTAGGACGAAAGAACGGTTCAGAAAATCCTAGTTCTAAACAAACTGGGGAACAATTCAAGCTTGATTTTACAGAAGTTTGGAAGAAAGGCATAAAAGGGGAAACCCTCACAGAAGAAGAAGAAAAACTTTTTCGAGTGCTGCTGAACTAA